A single region of the Xenopus laevis strain J_2021 chromosome 4L, Xenopus_laevis_v10.1, whole genome shotgun sequence genome encodes:
- the acadm.L gene encoding medium-chain acyl-CoA dehydrogenase, whose product MSALKVHRVLQHITRYGWRSHSTAPHAAAAASSSGSIGFNFELSEQQKEFQVTARKFAREEVMPVAAHYDKTGEYPVPLIKRAWELGLMNGHIPEQYGGLALGIFDTCLITEEIAYGCTGVQTAIEANSLGQMPVIIAGNEAQQKKYLGRMTEEPLMCAYCVTEPGAGSDVAGLKTRAEKKGNEYIINGQKMWITNGGKANWYFLLARTNPDPKVPAGKAFTGFIVDANSPGIQIGRKELNMGQRCSDTRGIVFEDVRVPAENVLIGEGAGFKIAMGAFDKTRPPVAAGAVGLAQRALDEATKYAVERKTFGKLIAEHQAVSFLLAEMAMKVELARLAYQRAAWEIDLGRRNTYYASIAKAYAGDIANQVASDAVQVFGGNGFNSDYPVEKLMRDAKIYQIYEGTAQIQRLIISREHLGKYKA is encoded by the exons ATGTCGGCTCTGAAAGTGCACAGG GTGCTTCAGCACATTACAAGATATGGATGGAGATCTCACTCTACTGCTCctcatgctgctgctgctgcatcctCCTCAGGCTCTATTGGATTTAACTTTG AACTCAGTGAACAGCAAAAGGAGTTTCAAGTCACTGCACGGAAATTCGCAAGGGAAGAAGTCATGCCAGTAGCCGCACACTATGATAAGACAGGGGAG TATCCTGTACCACTTATTAAAAGGGCATGGGAGCTTGGTCTAATGAATGGGCACATCCCTGAACAATACG GTGGCCTAGCTCTTGGGATCTTTGATACTTGTCTAATTACAGAGGAAATAGCATATGGGTGCACTGGAGTCCAAACAGCCATAGAAGCTAATTCTCTGGGA CAAATGCCGGTCATAATAGCAGGGAATGAAGCCCAGCAAAAGAAGTATTTGGGAAGAATGACAGAAGAACCGTTAATGTGT GCATATTGTGTGACTGAGCCAGGAGCAGGTTCTGATGTGGCTGGTCTGAAGACAAGAGCTGAGAAGAAGGGCAACGAGTATATCATAAATGGGCAGAAAATGTGGATTACAAATGGTGGAAAAGCCAACTG GTATTTTCTTCTTGCACGCACTAATCCTGACCCCAAGGTTCCTGCTGGTAAAGCTTTCACTGGATTTATTGTGGATGCCAATAGTCCTGGAATACAGATCGGCAGAAAG GAGCTGAACATGGGCCAGCGCTGCTCAGATACAAGAGGGATTGTTTTTGAGGATGTAAGAGTTCCAGCTGAAAATGTCTTGATTGGAGAAGGAGCCGGTTTTAAGATTGCCATGGGTGCTTTTGATAAAACTAGACCCCCG GTAGCTGCAGGAGCTGTGGGATTGGCACAGAGGGCTCTGGATGAAGCCACCAAATATGCAGTGGAAAGGAAGACATTTGGAAAATTAATTGCTGAG CATCAAGCTGTTTCATTCCTGCTGGCAGAAATGGCAATGAAAGTAGAACTGGCCAGACTGGCATACCAGAGAGCAGCCTGGGAAATTGATTTGGGGAGGAGAAACACATACTATGCCTCTATTGCTAAAGCATACGCTGGAGACATTGCAAATCAGGTGGCATCTGATGCAGTCCAAGTATTCGGTGGAAATGGATTTAACAGTGACTATCCTGTAGAAAAGCTGATGAGAGATGCAAAAATATATCAG ATCTATGAAGGCACAGCACAAATACAAAGACTTATCATTTCCCGCGAACACCTCGGCAAGTACAAAGCGTGA